Genomic segment of Chloroflexota bacterium:
CGATCGTCGTGCTCCTTCTTCGTCACGCCGAACATCCGAAACTCGTCCTCATTCCAGCCGCACACGACGTTGACGCCGAAACGGCCCTTGCCGATGTGGTCCGCCGTCGTCATCTGTTTCGCGGCGACGACCGGATGATTCAGCGGAACGTGCACCGTCGCGAAGACGTTGATGCGTTGCGTGGCGGCCAGCAAGCCGCACGCCCACGTGATCGACTCCCAGCTCGTCCCGTTCGGGTTCGTCTCCCCGCCGTAGCCTTTCCATCGCGCGATGGGAACCATGCACTCGATGCCCAGGTCGTCGGCCATCTGGGCCAGGCGAACGTTGTTTTCCCAGCTCGTGTCCCATCGGTCGGGCGCCGTGATGTAGGATCGGCCTGAGGAACAGTTGGCGCCGAAGATGCCGAGCTTGAGGTGGTTTCCCTGGGCGAGGATAGCGTTGCGGTGGCTCATCGGAGACCCTCTCCGCGGCGGCTGGCCGACGACCCGCATAGTATCTGGTCGGGTAGATGGATACAAACCGTCTCGCCGGGCGCATTTCGGCCAATTCGCTTGACGATTCCGCCATGCGACGCCACAATGCCCTCTTATGACAGCAACTCCGACCGGAGTAAGCAGCCACTGGCTCTTTTCCGGCTTGTCGCCGGGAGACCTGGCGCCCGTCGTTTCTCAAGCCAAGGAAGTTCGTTTCCTTCCCGGGCAGGTCGTGTTTCGTGAAGGGGAAGCGGCCGACGGGCTCTACGTCGTCGTGGCCGGGCAGATCCGCGTGGCCGCGGAGAACAAGAACGGAGAGACCCAGATCGCCGTGGCCGGGCGCAACGGTATCGTAGGGGAAATGGGTGTGCTGGACGGTCAGCCGCGCTCCGGGACCGCGACGTCTGTTGGCGTCTCTGCCGCCTACTTCGTGCCTGCCGCCCCCTTCCTCGAGGTTCTCGCGCGATCGACGCTGTTGGGGATGCGGCTGTTGGCCGTTCTCGCGCGAAAGATGCGCGATACGAATTCGACGTTGGCCGATCTGGCCGGACTCGGTGGCGACGAGGCCCCCACCGAGATTCACGCCCCGTCGCGGCAGTCGCCAGGCGCGCATGCGCTCCGCCCGCGAACCGAAGTCGATGAGTATCTCACCACAGCATTGCCGATGATGGAGCGCCTCGACGAAGAGTACCGGAGCTGGATGCGCAACGCGTCGGAGGATGCGCGCACCCTGTCGCTGTCGCGCGATTCCGATGGTCAACACGCGGCGGTCTATCTCTGGCGGGTAACGAAAGACACGCGCGACTTTACTCTGATGCCCGTGCCGAAAGCCGTGCGCCGGTTTCACGAGGCATATGTTCTGTGTCTGGAAGCGCGCGAGAAGGCCGCGCAGGTCTACAAGGAGGCGGCCGAGGTCGCGCCCGTCAGGAATCCGACCGCGGGCATAGCCGAGGCGAACCGCCGCATCCTCGAAGCGGAGAGGCAGTGGACCCGCGCGTGGACCGCGCGGCAGGAGATGGAAGGCGGACTCAGCGCGACCCGGTGACCGTCGCCGTCGCCGCCAGCGGCATCGGTCGCTGCTCCGGCCGCAGAGCCGCTCGTGTCCCGGGCCACCGGGGCACCCTGGCGCGGGACCCCGGCGGCAGGATCTCGATGAAGGAGCTGGGCGATGCCGGAATGGCTCCCGTTGGTGGTGTTCCTCGCGGCAGGTGTGATCGTCACGCTCCTGGGCAACATCGTCGGTCCGCTCGTGGTTTACCGGATCCAGCTCATCGGTCGGCGGCGCTGGGCCGCGGCCCACGGCTACTCCTTCGCCGGAGCCGCTGAGGCCGCGCGATTTGTGGCGGAGCGCGACGCCCCTGGGATTTTCGGCGTGACCCGGCGCAATCGTTTTTTCGACCTTCTCCAGGCCGATACCGTCGCGGTGGTCGACTACTCCTACATTCGGGAGCTGGGCGGGGCGTGGCCGAGCGAGCGGACGGATGTTCGCCGGTCGGCGACCGTGGCGCTCGCGCCGATCGGCACCTCAGCGCCGCTCGTCCGCGTCGTGCCCTGGGGCCGTGGGAGGCTGGCCGCGCGCCTCGTGGGATCGTTCCCGCGGGTCGGCCGGGAAGCAGCGGCGCTGTTGGATACGGTAACCTCGAGCGTCGAGACGGGCGACGCGGATTTCGATGGGTACTTCCGTGTTGTCGGAGAGGATGAACAGGCCATTCGATCCTTCCTGAGCCCGGACGTGCGTGCAATCATCCTCAGCGCTCCCGGCGCCCACGTCGAGGTCACGCCG
This window contains:
- a CDS encoding cyclic nucleotide-binding domain-containing protein, with translation MTATPTGVSSHWLFSGLSPGDLAPVVSQAKEVRFLPGQVVFREGEAADGLYVVVAGQIRVAAENKNGETQIAVAGRNGIVGEMGVLDGQPRSGTATSVGVSAAYFVPAAPFLEVLARSTLLGMRLLAVLARKMRDTNSTLADLAGLGGDEAPTEIHAPSRQSPGAHALRPRTEVDEYLTTALPMMERLDEEYRSWMRNASEDARTLSLSRDSDGQHAAVYLWRVTKDTRDFTLMPVPKAVRRFHEAYVLCLEAREKAAQVYKEAAEVAPVRNPTAGIAEANRRILEAERQWTRAWTARQEMEGGLSATR